One genomic region from Phragmites australis chromosome 1, lpPhrAust1.1, whole genome shotgun sequence encodes:
- the LOC133927056 gene encoding uncharacterized protein LOC133927056: MAHCHEVDCCSEEVRSVASPAGFGRHGGVQQHVVRETFEEVDKVSRTGGMGHHHHGHHGHGSIEVRETVQEDFNTCTGEYHERKETVVVRAD, encoded by the coding sequence ATGGCTCACTGCCACGAGGTGGACTGCTGCTCAGAGGAGGTGAGGTCAGTGGCCAGCCCGGCCGGCTTCGGCCGCCACGGCGGAGTCCAGCAGCACGTCGTCAGGGAAACGTTCGAGGAGGTTGACAAGGTTTCGCGCACCGGCGGCAtgggccaccaccaccacggccaCCACGGCCATGGCTCCATCGAGGTGCGCGAGACCGTCCAGGAGGACTTCAACACGTGCACTGGCGAGTACCACGAGCGCAAGGAGACCGTCGTCGTCAGGGCTGACTGA
- the LOC133927071 gene encoding DEAD-box ATP-dependent RNA helicase 30-like, translating to MNPSDLRFTDPSSYHGRRSDLAVAPMVAPAVNPYAAAYPPVPAAPAASAAGDYPRFGQGGRGRGGGGWSGRGSGGGGGYGGGGRGGGRGRDGLDSLALPKPDFRSLIPFEKNFYVECPAVQAMSEAEVAQYRRLRDITVEGRDVPKPVRYFQEISFPDYCMQAIAKSGFVEPTPIQSQGWPMALMGRDLIGIAQTGSGKTLSYLLPALVHVGAQPRLEQGDGPIVLILAPTRELAVQIQEESTKFGSYSRTRSTCVYGGAPKGPQIRDLRRGVEIVIATPGRLIDMLEAGHTNLRRVTYLVLDEADRMLDMGFEPQIRKIVAQIRPDRQTLYWSATWPREVEALARQFLQNPYKVIIGSSELKANHSIQQIIEVISDHEKYPRLSKLLSDLMDGSRILIFFQTKKDCDKITRQLRMDGWPALSIHGDKAQSERDYVLAEFKSGKSPIMAATDVAARGLDVKDIKCVINYDFPTTLEDYIHRIGRTGRAGASGTAFTFFTHANAKFSRNLVKILREASQVVNPALESLSKSANSMGGGNFRSRGRSGFGNRGHISGSNTFPVGGRRTY from the exons ATGAATCCCTCCGATCTCCGCTTCACCGACCCCTCCTCCTACCACGGCAGGCGCAG CGACCTGGCCGTGGCTCCTATGGTCGCCCCGGCGGTGAACCCTTATGCCGCCGCGTACCCGCCCGTGCCCGCTGCTCCCGCGGCATCAGCGGCCGGCGACTACCCGCGCTTCGGACAGGGTGGGAGAGGCCGTGGTGGAGGCGGTTGGAGTGGCAgaggcagcggcggtggcggtggctatGGAGGTGGTGGtagaggaggaggccgcgggAGGGACGGGCTTGACTCGCTCGCCCTGCCCAAGCCGGACTTCCGGAGCCTTATACCGTTTGAGAAGAACTTCTACGTGGAGTGCCCCGCCGTGCAGGCCATgtcggaggcggaggtggcgcaGTATCGCCGACTCCGTGATATCACGGTCGAGGGCCGAGATGTGCCCAAGCCGGTCCGGTACTTCCAGGAAATCAGCTTCCCAG ATTACTGCATGCAAGCGATTGCCAAGTCCGGATTTGTGGAGCCAACGCCTATTCAGTCTCAAGGTTGGCCTATGGCTCTGATGGGTAGGGACCTGATTGGTATCGCACAAACAGGCTCAGGGAAAACACTATCTTATCTGCTACCTGCGTTGGTTCATGTTGGTGCACAGCCTCGGCTAG AGCAAGGTGATGGCCCTATTGTATTAATCCTTGCCCCGACAAGAGAACTGGCTGTTCAAATACAGGAAGAATCTACAAAATTTGGATCATATTCAAGAACTAGAAGCACATGTGTCTATGGTGGTGCACCGAAGGGTCCACAAATACGTGACCTTAGGCGAG GAGTTGAGATTGTCATTGCAACACCTGGTCGGTTGATTGATATGCTGGAAGCTGGTCACACTAACCTACGTAGAGTGACATACCTTGTGTTGGATGAGGCAGACCGCATGCTAGATATGGGTTTTGAGCCCCAAATTCGAAAAATAGTTGCACAG ATCCGCCCAGACCGGCAAACCTTGTATTGGAGTGCCACATGGCCTAGAGAAGTGGAAGCCTTAGCCAGACAATTTTTGCAAAATCCTTACAAG GTAATCATAGGATCATCTGAACTTAAAGCTAACCATTCCATACAACAAATCATTGAAGTTATTTCAGATCATGAAAAGTATCCCAG ACTCAGTAAGCTCTTATCTGATCTAATGGATGGGAGCCGCATCTTGATatttttccaaacaaaaaaagacTGCGATAAGATCACCCGTCAACTTAGAATGGATGGATGGCCTGCACTATCTATACATGGTGATAAAGCTCAATCTGAAAGGGACTATGTTCTTGCAGAGTTTAAGAGTGGCAAGAGCCCCATAATGGCTGCCACAGATGTAGCGGCACGTGGTCTTG ATGTCAAGGATATAAAGTGTGTGATAAATTATGATTTTCCAACAACTCTTGAAGATTATATTCACAGGATAGGTAGAACTGGCCGTGCTGGTGCTAGCGGAACTGCTTTTACTTTTTTCACACATGCAAACGCAAAGTTCTCAAGGAATCTTGTCAAGATTCTGCGGGAAGCCAGCCAGGTTGTGAATCCTGCACTTGAATCTTTGTCCAAGTCTGCCAATTCAATGGGAGGAG GCAATTTTCGGTCAAGGGGCAGAAGTGGGTTTGGTAACCGGGGTCATATATCTGGATCAAATACCTTTCCTGTAGGAGGAAGAAGGACATATTGA
- the LOC133927083 gene encoding ABC transporter B family member 26, chloroplastic-like, whose amino-acid sequence MPPPAPMLLTVASGSTALSLTLTLDRRRVPLRAPRKGRLLRPARIRAAAAIGEEFGGLGRRRVVAGEFIERLRNVLPGGSWWRLEDGEEAGDGGGRAEGSGTTAVSVLRRMWGLVAADRWVVYSGFASLVGAALSEIAIPHLLAASIFSAQNGGAVFYRNAKLLLVLCLISGVLSGLRSCCFGVANMILVKRMREMLFDSILSQDISFFDEETVGDLTSRLGSDCQQVSRVIGNDLNLISRNLLQGAGALIYLLILSWPLGMCTLLICATLSTIMLVHGRFQKRAAKFAQEFTASANNVAQEVVTLVRTVRVYGTEKQEFKRYAKWLDKLYDVSFRQTVAYGGWSLSLNYLYHSTQVIAVVIGGVAIMSGKLTAEQLTKFILYAEWLILSTWWIGDNWSSLMQSVGASEKVFRLMDLLPSKQLTSEGLKLQKLEGQIQYADVSFSYPSRSTVPILERLNLTLNPNEVVAIVGLSGSGKSTIVNLLLRLYEPTNGQILVDGVPLTELDIRWFRERIGFVGQEPRLFRMDVSSNIKYGCPREVSREEVVWAAKQAYAHDFIMSLPDGYNTIVDDALLSGGQKQRVAIARALLRDPSILLLDEATSALDAESEHYVKSVITKVSRDSKTRRTVLIIAHRLSTIQAADRIIVMENGGIVEDGKHSELIKKDGLYSRLARRQNDDLE is encoded by the exons ATGCCGCCTCCCGCGCCGATGCTCCTCACCGTGGCATCCGGCTCTACCGCGCTGTCGCTGACGCTGACCCTGGACCGGAGGCGGGTTCCGCTCCGGGCGCCACGGAAGGGTCGGCTGCTCCGGCCGGCGAGGATTCGCGCGGCCGCGGCGATAGGCGAAGAGTTCGGCGGCCTCGGCCGGCGCCGCGTCGTCGCCGGGGAGTTCATCGAGCGGCTGCGGAACGTGCTACCCGGCGGCAGCTGGTGGCGCCTCGAGGACGGCGAGGAGGCCGGGGACGGGGGCGGCCGCGCCGAGGGGAGCGGGACCACGGCGGTCTCCGTGCTCAGGCGGATGTGGGGTCTCGTCGCCGCCGACCGCTGGGTCGTGTACTCCGGCTTCGCGTCCCTCGTCGGCGCTGCG CTTTCGGAGATCGCTATACCCCATCTCCTCGCGGCGTCCATTTTCTCTGCGCAGAATGGAGGGGCGGTGTTCTACCGAAATGCCAAGCTTCTACTTGTCCTATGTCTGATTTCGGGAGTGTTAAG TGGTCTGCGAAGCTGCTGTTTTGGTGTTGCAAACATGATATTG GTCAAACGGATGAGAGAAATGCTATTTGATTCCATTCTTTCTCAG GATATTTCCTTTTTCGATGAAGAAACTGTGGGTGATCTGACAAGTAGGCTTGGTTCCGACTGCCAGCAAGTGTCGCGTGTTATAGGCAACGACCTTAACTTGATTTCACGCAATTTACTTCAG GGTGCAGGTGCCTTGATTTATCTGCTAATCTTATCTTGGCCTCTTGGAATGTGCACACTGCTTATTTGTGCAACATTATCAACAATTATGCTAGTTCATGGACG GTTTCAGAAAAGAGCAGCTAAATTTGCTCAGGAGTTCACAGCAAGCGCCAATAAT GTTGCTCAAGAGGTGGTAACTTTGGTTAGGACAGTGCGGGTATATGGAACAGAAAAACAAGAGTTCAAAAG GTATGCAAAGTGGCTTGATAAACTGTATGATGTAAGCTTTCGGCAGACGGTGGCTTATGGAGGCTggagcttgagcttgaactATCTGTACCATTCTACTCAG GTCATTGCAGTGGTGATTGGAGGAGTAGCTATCATGTCTGGGAAGTTAACTGCCGAGCAATTGACAAAATTCATACTCTATGCTGAATGGCTGATTTTGTCCACATGGTGGATTGGAGACAACTGGTCCTCCCTGATGCAGTCTGTCGGAGCAAGTGAAAAAGTATTTCGTTTGATGGATCTCCTGCCCAGCAAGCAGCTTACCTCTGAAG GACTCAAGTTACAGAAGTTGGAAGGGCAAATTCAGTATGCTGACGTATCATTTTCATATCCATCAAGATCTACG GTACCAATTTTGGAAAGATTGAATCTTACGCTGAATCCAAATGAAGTAGTTGCCATT GTTGGTCTTAGTGGAAGTGGCAAGAGTACTATAGTCAATTTGCTACTTCGACTATACGAACCTACAAATGGGCAA ATATTAGTTGATGGTGTCCCACTCACTGAGCTTGATATCAGATGGTTCAGGGAAAGAATTGGCTTTGTTGGACAG GAACCACGCTTATTCCGAATGGATGTTAGTTCTAATATAAAGTATGGTTGCCCAAGAGAAGTCAGTCGTGAAGAAGTGGTGTGGGCTGCAAAGCAGGCCTATGCTCATGATTTTATAATGTCTCTGCCCGACGGTTATAACACCATTGTTGATGATGCTCTTCTTAGTGGAGGTCAGAAACAACGTGTTGCTATTGCCAGGGCCCTTCTGAGGGACCCATCCATCTTACTACTTGATGAAGCCACTAGTGCACTTGATGCCGAGAGTGAACATTATGTGAAG AGTGTCATCACAAAAGTTAGTAGAGACTCAAAGACTAGAAGAACCGTGCTCATCATAGCACACAG GTTATCTACGATTCAAGCAGCTGATAGAATTATTGTGATGGAAAACGGTGGTATTGTGGAG GATGGTAAACACAGTGAGCTTATTAAGAAGGATGGTTTGTATTCAAGACTAGCTAGGCGACAAAATGACGATCTCGAGTAG